The following coding sequences are from one Lolium rigidum isolate FL_2022 chromosome 6, APGP_CSIRO_Lrig_0.1, whole genome shotgun sequence window:
- the LOC124664922 gene encoding uncharacterized protein LOC124664922, whose amino-acid sequence MATDRRIQPAGSGSGGGATEEEAGLGKRLLRVLRAVYHMLRKGLCRKRLMMDLHLLLGRGKLAGRALRAHLAHHPQPHHLAAAAAAAGASPSALTMYQHNPRDVEFSCDTTPLYAAASPAIAFPFKIGRGRGRGGSSLGGLDAATVAAAFEMMNAQANGGETPGATGATPSPMLALSRGRCPAGARQLRVTDSPFPVEPEGVDERVDAEADSFIKRFYEQLRMQQSTTPDNCVRRRG is encoded by the coding sequence atggcgacCGACAGGAGGATACAGCcggccggcagcggcagcgggggaggggccacggaggaggaggccgggctCGGGAAGCGCCTGCTGCGGGTTCTGCGCGCCGTCTACCACATGCTGCGCAAGGGCCTCTGCCGCAAGCGCCTCATGATGGACCTCCACCTGCTCCTCGGCCGCGGCAAGCTCGCCGGCCGCGCCCTCCGCGCCCACCTCGCCCACCACCCGCAGCCGCACCacctcgccgccgcggccgccgccgccggcgcgtccCCGTCCGCGCTCACCATGTACCAGCACAACCCGAGGGACGTCGAGTTCAGCTGCGACACCACGCCGCTCTACGCCGCGGCCAGCCCGGCCATCGCCTTCCCCTTCAAGATCggacgcggccggggccggggcggcaGCAGCCTCGGCGGGCTcgacgccgccaccgtggccgccGCCTTCGAGATGATGAACGCGCAGGCCAACGGCGGGGAGACTCCGGGTGCCACCGGGGCCACGCCGTCGCCGATGCTCGCGCTCAGCCGCGGCCGCTGCCCGGCCGGCGCGCGCCAGCTGCGCGTCACCGACTCGCCCTTCCCCGTCGAGCCCGAgggcgtcgacgagcgcgtcgacGCCGAGGCCGACAGCTTCATCAAGCGCTTCTACGAGCAGCTCCGGATGCAGCAGTCCACCACGCCCGACAACTGCGTCCGCCGCCGGGGCTAG